Below is a window of Anaerobranca californiensis DSM 14826 DNA.
CAGTTAACTTAAGCATCTACCTCATTTGCATAAATATTGAGGTCTATTTGTCATGCTTGTTTTTTCTGTTTCCAATGTTTATCAATAAAATTCAGACCTTCCTTGATTAAATTCATTCTCTGGTACTCTTTGTTTTCCTATATCTTCCACTATTGAATGCTAACTGTAAATTTTTATCTTATAGTTTCACAATTACCTAAAAATTAATATCTCCCCTTATTTCCCGGGTAGGTTTGGGTAGGGACCCAGTGACCTTTCGATCACTGGGGGAAAATTATTAAGCAGCTTTTTTGCCTTTTAGCATAAAGAAGTATGCAGCAGCACCACCAGCAGCTACAACGGCAGCTGAAGTGACTACAATAGTAGTAGTACTAGTACCACTTGATTTGCCACCTACTGGTTTAATAACTGCCAATTTACCAATTTCCCAAGAACCTAATTGCTTGTATTGTTCATCAGCAGTTTCAGCTAACATATCATACACGTTAGGGTTGAAGTTGGTGTCATCACCGCCACCACCATTCCATTCGCCAGCAACTTCAGCTACGCTACGATAATTATCTGGGCCAAAACCATCTTGGTGACCTACTAATACGTAGTATTTTGTAGAACCATCGATTTCACCGATAATACTCTTAGCAACGGTTACTACGATATCTTTACCTTCTAATTTTACAGTGAAGTCATTACTTACTTCAATTCCTGCATCTTCATCGGCAGGATCATCGGCAGTTGTAAAAATTTTAGATTGATTCCAGTCTAAAACCTTAATTAATTTGTTCCAAGGTTCAGCAAACTTAACGAAAGCTCCTTCACGGAAGGTTTCAGTTTTGCCACCTTCTTCACCGGTTACGAGGTAAATGTCTATTCTGTGGAAGTTAATTCCTATACCACCCCATGGATTTACGTAGTTAGGTTCTAACGCAAAGGATAATCTAAACTCCACTTTATTTCCTAAATCAGTTACTTTAAAATTAGTTAAATCTAACATTTCAGCTACTCTGTCACCGAAGTCACCGGCTTTGGGATGGGTATAGTTTCCATCACCTTTAGCATCACCGGTAGGATCTGCCATTTCAAAAATCACTTCACCTTGGGCATAAACAGAAACTGTTAATAATAAAAGCATAAGAACAGCAAGTAAAACGGAAAACTTTTTCACTAGGATTTACCCCCTTATTTTTTTTTGCTTTTTTATTTTCCCTTCCCTACCCGGTCCAGGAAATTTAGAATTTACCTCCTTGGCTAAGAGGAGATAAACTTAAATCGATTCTTCTGTTTCTTTATCAAAGATGTGAACTTTATTCATATCAAAGGCAATTTTTATTTTACTATCAACAACTGCCTTTGATCTGGCATCTACCCTAGCAGTTAATTGAACTCCACCTAACACCAAATACAAATAGTTTTCTGCCCCCATTTTTTCTACTACTTCTACTACTGGTTCTATGACACTTTCCGGTGAACTTTCAATAAATACCGGTTCATCATGTAAATCTTCTGGTCTAATACCCATAATGACCTCTTTTCCAACATACCCCTTTTCCCTTATAACTTTACTTTTACCGGCAGGTATTTTAAGTTCTACACCTTCAAACTTTAAGTATAAATCACTGCCTTTTTCAATAATAGCAGCATCGATAAAGTTCATAGCTGGAGATCCGATAAAACCAGCAACAAATACATTTTTAGGTTTATCGTAAATTTCTTGAGGTGAAGCCACCTGTTGAATTACTCCATCTTTCATAACGACTATTCTGTCACCCATAGTCATCGCTTCCGTTTGATCATGGGTTACATAGATCATTGTCGTTTGTAACCTATGGTGTAATTTACTGATTTCGGTACGCATTTGTACCCTTAATTTTGCATCAAGGTTAGATAACGGCTCATCCATTAAAAAAACTTGTGGATTTCTTACTATAGCTCTACCTAATGCCACCCTTTGCCGTTGACCACCAGATAGCTCTTTTGGTTTTCTTTTTAATAAGTTTTCTATACCTAATATTTTGGCAGCTTCATTAACCCTTTTGTCAATTTCTTCTTTACTGTATTTTCTCAGTTTAAGTCCAAAAGCCATGTTTTCGTAGACATTCATATGGGGATACAAAGCATAATTTTGGAAAACCATCGCTATATCCCGGTCTTTTGGAGGAACATCATTTACCTTTTTATCTCCTATGTAAAGCTCCCCATCGGTTATTTCTTCAAGACCGGCAATCATCCTCAATGTCGTAGATTTACCACAACCGGAAGGACCAACTAAAACTATAAATTCTCTGTCCTGAATTTCTAAATTAAAGTCATTTACCGCCATTACATCTCCATAATATTTAGAGATGTTTTTCAAAACCACTTTTGCCATTTTTTTACCTCCTAATAATTTCATAAAATCGACTTTAGAATCTGTCGGTATTGCCCTAAATTCTAATTCTATACCTAAGGAATGAAGTTGATAAAATGCCCCTTTTTCATCATCATTTAGAGATACCGTTCTCGTTACCTGTTGTCTACCTTCTTTATACCTCATCCCACCGATATTAACTTTTTGAATTTCTACCCCTTCATAGATCATTTTCAAAATATCTTGAGGGCTATCTACTAGTAAAATTATATTTTTACCTTTAAAAAAATTTCCCTTAATTTTTTCTATTGTTCCCGATATAGTTAATATGGCTATTTCTACATCCGGTGGTTTTGCAAATTCCATTAATGACCTTTGAAAATCATCGTTGGCCACTGTATCATTGGCTACTATAATTTGATCTATCCCTAAAAACTTTGTCCATGCCACCGCTACCTGACCATGGATAAACCGATCATCTATCCGGACTAACTTTAAACCCAAGTTGTTCACCTTCTTTTTGCTCTATTTGTACTGTCTGGATTCCTTTATTACCTGCCCAACAGGCAATATGGACTAAATCTTCTAGGGATTTATCTCTGTTTGTTAAAATTTCTAAAAACATCGGTAAATTAACTCCTGTTACGACCTTTACCCTTTCACTAAGTAATAGATAGTTACTAGCATTGGTGGGACTACCGCCAAAAATATCGGTAAATATTATAACACCACTAGATGTTTTTACCTCTTTCACAGCTTCTTTTACTTTTTCTCTCAGTTCTAACAAGCTATCTTCAGGCAAAACATTGACAGCAATCAAGTTTTTTTGCTTTCCTAAAATCATTTCACTGGTTTTTATAAACTCTTTTGCTAAATTTCCATGGGCAACAATAACTATTCCCACCACTATGATCATCCTTCCTTTAAAAAGACAAACCCACCCCTAAATTTAAGGGTGGGTTATTATACTCTTAATTTCTTATACCCAATTATTTTCTTATATGGAATTATTTTATTATCTTAATTATATTATCTCTTAAAAAAAATGTCAAAAATATTTTCTTATAATAAATATATTCTACACAAAGACGAAATATCCTCTTTTTAATAAAATTAATTTATTCTATCCGTTAAATCTGACAAAATTATCGTTAAATGTTGTCTTTCTCCCTTTTGATTTACTCCGGGAAATCTTTCCTCCATCAAGGATAAAATATAGCCAGCTAACCCATAGGCTATAGGATATTTTTCCTCTAAGTCACCAAAAACACCTTCATCTAACTCTTCAACTAGGCCTCTAGAACAAAGATTAACAAGGTGATTATATAGTGTTACACTGTGAAAAAAAGTTAACCCTTTATATCCTTTTGTGAGTAATTGTTGATCTAATTTTTTAAGAATATACAATATATATTCCCTTTGTTCTTTATCTGTTACAGAAACTAACGGTAAAAATTTTTCTTCTAATTCCCTAAGCCACATTTTAGTCACCTAATAATCCGTAATAGTGTACTCCTAAACCGGAGATTTCATGGTCTACATTAAGTCCAGGAATGCCAATTTTACCATAAATTGCCACAGCTAAATGGGCTTCATCTCTGACAATCCCAATTTTCATCCCTGCCCCGGAAATGGAGGTCATAGGACCACCTAACCCTGCTAAGGCCCTTTCTACACAACGGGCTAAAACCCTCCTATCTTGTATATTGTCAGTAATCACAGCACTATTTACTGCTGCAGCTAAGGAGTTTCTTAATACTTTATTTTTTACCTCTTCCCCTTTACCACCTGCCCTAGTTATCACAGCTAATAAATCCTTTTCATTCAGCAATTCTACAAGGGTATCATCTGAATCATCGGCAATCATAGCAAGTGCCAAAGCCGCTTTACCTATTGGTATTTTCCCTTCTTCACCCTCAAGAATTTTAGTTATGTCTAGCTGTATGTTATTCAAAATTTTCACCCTATATCTAATCTAACTTTTATATATTAAAATAAAAATGTTAATACAATTTAAATATACATTGTAAACTAATTTCTGTCAATTATAATTAACTCCTTTTTCAAAACTAAAAAAATAACACTCCGAACAGCGGCCTATACTGTTCGGAGTATTTACAGGGGGCTAATGGAGTAAGTCATTAACCATTATCTATTTTGCTCCCTTTCTTCAAAATTATACATTTAACACTTCACTTAATGGTGGTACAATTTGCAATTTCCTTGACATTACCCCTGGTAAATAAATGATTCCATTCTCTGGTTTAGTAAAGGCAAGCTCCACATAGGTATTTAAGGAACCGATGGAAAGCATATAAGAATCCCCTTCAATTATATCAGTTATTACCATTAGGATATGATCCAAACCCTTTTTGTTTTTTAGTTTCTCCATTTCAGCTGAAATGGCCTCTTTCTTTTCCAAAATCCTATGAATATCGGTAGTTTCAAATTGACCTAAAGCTAATCTACCTTTTAAGAAGGAAAATTCCTTTAAGTCACCGGTTACAATTTCGTAAGGTGTAATGTTTTCTAGATTTTCTGACCATCCATAGATTTTGCCACCAAATTCTTTAATGTCTAGTCCTGTTAGATTTGCTAAATAAAGGGCCATTTCTTGATCTTGGGAAGTTGTAGTAGGGGATTTTAAAATAACTGTATCAGATAAAATAGCGGCTAAAAGCAGTGCAGCTATTTTCTTCTCGGGAACTATTCCTTTTTGCAGGTACATTTCCGTTATTAATGTAGCAGTACTCCCAACGGGTTTACAGTTGATGAAAATAGGTTTTTTTGTTTGTACATCTCCTAAACGGTGATGATCTATTATTTCTATTATTTCTCCCCATTCTAAACCGTCAATACTTTGGGATTTTTCATTATGATCTACCAAAATTATTTTTTTAGGTTGGGCATTTAAAATTTCTCCTTTACTTACCATCCCAAGGTACTGACCTTTTTCATTGACTACAGGAAAAGACCTGTACTTCTTTTGATTAAACAATTCTTTAACCCTTGTTACTGTAGTATTTAAATCAACGGTACAAGGTTCTTTTGTCATAATTTCCCTTCCCTTACGGGCTAGTGAAATTAAACGGGCAGCGGAGAAAGTGTCCCCTGGATAACCTAATACAGGGATACCCTTCCTTTTAGCCAATTCTAATACTTTCTCTGAAGGTTGTGTTCCTCCAGTTAATATCAAAGCATTGATTCCATGCTCTAATCCTTGGATTTGACAATCTTCTCTATCACCTATAAGTAAAATATCATTTTCCCCTAAATTACTGACTAATTTCTCCACTCCCATGGCACCTACTATTATCCGACCAGAAATCAATTGATTTTTATCCCCTAAAAATATAGTTCCATTTAACGTTTTTTGTACACTTTCTAAGTCAATCCCTGTAGAGATAGTTTCACCACTAGATATTTCCTGTAAATATAATCTAGCAAAATCCCCTGCAGTAATGATCCCAGTTACCACATTATCTTTGTCGACTAGGGGAATACTCTTTACCCCTTCTTTCCCCATAATGTAGCCTATATTTTTAAGGGTCTCTTCTTCTGAAAGGTAAGGATGTTCCCTATTCATAAAGTCAATTACCTTTAATTCCATAGTATCAAGGACTTCTGGAGGTTCAATTTCTAATAACTCTAAAACATGTTTAGCTTCTCCCGTTATTGCACTACATACTTTAGGAACACACCTTTGACCTAACTTATTTTTTAATACACTATATGAAATGGCTGAAGCCACCGAATCGGTATCAGGGTTTTTATGTCCTAAAACGATTATTTCTCCATCCATTATTAACACCTCCTCAAATTTAGCTAAATATTATATACCACCTCTCAGTATCTGTCTAGTATTAATCTTTCCATTAATGTTAAAGAATACATACAAAAATGCAAGGTCCATTGTGACTCCACAATACACCTTGCTCAAACCTAA
It encodes the following:
- a CDS encoding HutP family protein, whose protein sequence is MNNIQLDITKILEGEEGKIPIGKAALALAMIADDSDDTLVELLNEKDLLAVITRAGGKGEEVKNKVLRNSLAAAVNSAVITDNIQDRRVLARCVERALAGLGGPMTSISGAGMKIGIVRDEAHLAVAIYGKIGIPGLNVDHEISGLGVHYYGLLGD
- a CDS encoding putative manganese-dependent inorganic diphosphatase, giving the protein MDGEIIVLGHKNPDTDSVASAISYSVLKNKLGQRCVPKVCSAITGEAKHVLELLEIEPPEVLDTMELKVIDFMNREHPYLSEEETLKNIGYIMGKEGVKSIPLVDKDNVVTGIITAGDFARLYLQEISSGETISTGIDLESVQKTLNGTIFLGDKNQLISGRIIVGAMGVEKLVSNLGENDILLIGDREDCQIQGLEHGINALILTGGTQPSEKVLELAKRKGIPVLGYPGDTFSAARLISLARKGREIMTKEPCTVDLNTTVTRVKELFNQKKYRSFPVVNEKGQYLGMVSKGEILNAQPKKIILVDHNEKSQSIDGLEWGEIIEIIDHHRLGDVQTKKPIFINCKPVGSTATLITEMYLQKGIVPEKKIAALLLAAILSDTVILKSPTTTSQDQEMALYLANLTGLDIKEFGGKIYGWSENLENITPYEIVTGDLKEFSFLKGRLALGQFETTDIHRILEKKEAISAEMEKLKNKKGLDHILMVITDIIEGDSYMLSIGSLNTYVELAFTKPENGIIYLPGVMSRKLQIVPPLSEVLNV
- a CDS encoding ABC transporter ATP-binding protein, yielding MAKVVLKNISKYYGDVMAVNDFNLEIQDREFIVLVGPSGCGKSTTLRMIAGLEEITDGELYIGDKKVNDVPPKDRDIAMVFQNYALYPHMNVYENMAFGLKLRKYSKEEIDKRVNEAAKILGIENLLKRKPKELSGGQRQRVALGRAIVRNPQVFLMDEPLSNLDAKLRVQMRTEISKLHHRLQTTMIYVTHDQTEAMTMGDRIVVMKDGVIQQVASPQEIYDKPKNVFVAGFIGSPAMNFIDAAIIEKGSDLYLKFEGVELKIPAGKSKVIREKGYVGKEVIMGIRPEDLHDEPVFIESSPESVIEPVVEVVEKMGAENYLYLVLGGVQLTARVDARSKAVVDSKIKIAFDMNKVHIFDKETEESI
- a CDS encoding PTS sugar transporter subunit IIA, coding for MGIVIVAHGNLAKEFIKTSEMILGKQKNLIAVNVLPEDSLLELREKVKEAVKEVKTSSGVIIFTDIFGGSPTNASNYLLLSERVKVVTGVNLPMFLEILTNRDKSLEDLVHIACWAGNKGIQTVQIEQKEGEQLGFKVSPDR
- a CDS encoding glucodextranase DOMON-like domain-containing protein gives rise to the protein MKKFSVLLAVLMLLLLTVSVYAQGEVIFEMADPTGDAKGDGNYTHPKAGDFGDRVAEMLDLTNFKVTDLGNKVEFRLSFALEPNYVNPWGGIGINFHRIDIYLVTGEEGGKTETFREGAFVKFAEPWNKLIKVLDWNQSKIFTTADDPADEDAGIEVSNDFTVKLEGKDIVVTVAKSIIGEIDGSTKYYVLVGHQDGFGPDNYRSVAEVAGEWNGGGGDDTNFNPNVYDMLAETADEQYKQLGSWEIGKLAVIKPVGGKSSGTSTTTIVVTSAAVVAAGGAAAYFFMLKGKKAA